A genomic segment from Saprospiraceae bacterium encodes:
- the cas6 gene encoding CRISPR-associated endoribonuclease Cas6, which produces MRLKLILQHPPGAAIPINYAYFISAWIYRTLEKANPVFANWLHENGFDYGGKKYKLFCFGPLLPQRYEVDKKNGTFILSQGPTRLDLSFFVDKALEHFVIGLFQNQHFSLGDGRFSVNFEVVALETLPRQSFQPTMTFRLLTPLCISHDVASEKHPQYLSPEAANYGALFSQNLIRKQRAKQGISAGPSDHTLEEPFGFKLLSSPRPKLFRLKDIEVKAYLFDFELTAPVELMELGYYAGFGEKNSGLGMGMGVVFKNPLN; this is translated from the coding sequence ATGCGTTTAAAATTAATTTTACAACATCCCCCAGGCGCAGCCATCCCTATCAATTATGCGTATTTTATTTCTGCTTGGATTTATCGGACCCTGGAAAAAGCAAATCCGGTATTTGCCAATTGGTTGCATGAAAATGGCTTTGATTATGGTGGAAAAAAATATAAACTTTTCTGTTTTGGTCCCCTCCTTCCCCAACGATATGAAGTAGATAAAAAAAATGGCACTTTTATTTTATCGCAAGGACCAACCAGACTAGACCTTTCCTTTTTTGTGGATAAAGCGCTAGAGCATTTTGTGATTGGCCTTTTCCAAAATCAACATTTTTCGCTAGGTGATGGTCGTTTCAGCGTAAACTTTGAGGTAGTGGCATTGGAAACCTTACCCAGGCAGTCCTTTCAGCCCACCATGACTTTTCGTTTGCTTACCCCATTGTGCATTAGCCATGATGTAGCCAGCGAAAAACACCCGCAATACCTTTCACCAGAGGCGGCTAACTATGGTGCCTTGTTCTCCCAAAATTTAATCCGTAAACAACGGGCTAAACAAGGCATTAGTGCCGGTCCATCAGACCATACTTTGGAAGAGCCCTTCGGCTTTAAACTCCTATCAAGCCCCCGCCCAAAATTGTTTCGATTAAAAGACATCGAAGTAAAAGCCTATCTCTTTGATTTTGAGTTGACTGCCCCCGTGGAATTGATGGAGTTGGGCTATTATGCGGGCTTTGGGGAGAAGAATTCGGGCTTGGGGATGGGGATGGGAGTGGTGTTTAAAAATCCTTTAAATTAA
- a CDS encoding WYL domain-containing protein produces the protein MKKESEYPAKHRILRIMQALLDHPFGYTKKQLADIYDVHEDTIKNDFRDLKNAGFLVERDEKYRYRFVQNKPYKQLKNLLHFSEEDQALLYQAIDQIAAHSKSGEKLKQKLASLYDFRRLGHAYLRRPYLTKVDLIIQAKEEKKQVVLHDYRSSNSNVIEDRHVEPFHISPPEDTLQAFDIQKKELRHFRISRFHRVELKEENWQFEGHHYVMRTDPFRIVDDNQVSVHIRLKIGAYNELIERFPQTKGSIVESEEIDVYDFQCMVNHKFLGLTNFILGFHHQLVEIVHPESLKEHLRKEVQKINTLSF, from the coding sequence ATGAAAAAAGAATCCGAATATCCAGCCAAGCACCGAATACTACGGATTATGCAGGCCTTATTGGACCATCCTTTTGGGTATACCAAGAAGCAACTAGCAGATATCTATGATGTGCATGAAGATACCATCAAAAATGACTTTAGGGACCTCAAAAATGCCGGTTTCCTCGTTGAAAGGGATGAAAAATACCGTTATAGATTTGTCCAAAACAAGCCTTATAAACAATTAAAAAACCTGCTTCATTTTTCTGAAGAAGATCAGGCCCTGCTTTACCAAGCCATTGATCAAATTGCTGCTCACTCCAAAAGCGGAGAAAAACTAAAGCAAAAACTGGCATCACTTTACGACTTTCGGCGACTGGGCCATGCCTACCTGCGTCGGCCATATCTCACCAAAGTAGACCTAATCATCCAGGCAAAAGAAGAGAAAAAACAAGTGGTGCTGCATGATTATCGGTCCTCCAACAGCAATGTCATTGAGGATAGGCATGTTGAGCCTTTTCATATTAGCCCGCCAGAAGATACCCTCCAGGCTTTTGATATACAAAAAAAAGAACTGCGCCATTTTCGGATCTCCAGGTTCCACAGGGTGGAACTAAAGGAAGAAAATTGGCAATTTGAAGGCCACCATTATGTGATGCGGACAGACCCCTTCAGGATTGTGGATGACAACCAGGTTTCTGTCCATATCCGACTAAAGATCGGTGCTTACAATGAACTAATTGAACGCTTTCCGCAAACCAAAGGCTCCATTGTAGAATCGGAAGAAATTGATGTCTACGATTTTCAATGCATGGTCAATCACAAATTCCTGGGACTAACCAATTTCATCCTGGGTTTCCACCACCAACTCGTCGAAATTGTCCACCCGGAATCACTCAAAGAACACCTCCGAAAAGAGGTCCAAAAAATAAATACACTCAGTTTTTAA